The genomic region AGCCACAGTTCAGTGCACAGTGGCTGGAACAAGCCATTGGAGGCAATATTGCATCCAGAGAACTAAGAACCAAACCACAGGCAGAATTAGGTACAACAGCTGTTCTAAGCTGTGTACAACCATACCAAAGGGAGAAAAGCTCAAGTTACAGGATGATGCTGGGGTCAGTCAGCAGCAGGGAGAATTGGTGCCAGGCCTTTCACTATGGAACAttgaagtatttcagaaaaaaaaagaaaaatcagcacaaAACTCCTGCATGCCACACCAGCTCTGCACCAGCTCAGCCTGGGAGCAGAATCAGCTCTACAGCTGACCTGGCCCAGCACTGCCTGAGTAAATCATCTTGAAACCAGCAGCCACCATGCCAGCCCTGGGGGAGGTGAGTTCTGCACATCTTGGGCAGGTGTGTCTCCTTGCCCAGGAGAGGACCTGCATAATACGCCTACTTTCCCCCAGTTCCACCACCCCAGAGACTGGACAGGTTGATCCCCCAACACTTATGTGCAGTGTCGCAGCAGCAGATAGACACAAGGCAGCAAAGTCTGGTTTATTGCAGCTGTATTCTCCCATGTAGCAGAGCTGTGGTGCATATGGGgcccagggagggagcaggggctgagcaAAGCAGAGAGACACCAATTGCACAGGGAAGGGAACTTTCActgtcccccccctccccaggacaGGAGTGGGCACACCTACCCCAAACCAGTGCCTGCATCCCAGTGCTGGCCAGCACTGCGGCACTGGGCGAAGCTGCCCGTGTGCCCAGAGCTCCAGGCGATTGCTCTTGAGCCTCAgagctgctgtgtttcagctggTGATGGtgcaggtgctgcaggcagTGCAGGATGTGCACTGGGACTGGCACAGGGCTGTTGGCAGGCACGGGAATGGGGCGCTGAGCTGGGGATGGTGGCACTCCCCCAAACTCCTGGGTGGCTGGGTGCTGTGGCACGGTCAGCACACATCTGTGGGTTTGACCAGGATGAGAGAGGATGTGCAGTCACCATTATCGCAGAATCCTGGCCAAAGGATGTGGTTTTTGGCATTAAGCAGGACATTCTGGCACCTGTCGTACCACCAGCCCCCATAGCTGTTGGCGCAGTTCCCACTGTACTGGTCCTGGTCCCTGTCGGTCGTGCTGAACTTCATGTTGTCATGTATGCCCCCCTTCTTGGGGTGATAGCTGGTCAGATAGTCATCCCCATCACCAGAAAACCGGCCCAGCCTCAGTGGGTACCCACTAGCCTCACTCTCCACCCTGAAGATGTCATACTCAGCATAATGGGTGATGTTGGATTTATTCCGTATGATGAAGCGGACCTTGTAGGTGCCCTGCTGTGTCAGCAGGTGCAGGTACTCGGTGCCCAACCAGTGATCACCCTGCACGTTCCCGAAGCCGTACTTGTAGGTGGTCCAGGATTGCTTCCATGTGAGCTCAGTGTCATGAGAGTTTCTCTGGACAACAGTCCAGCCTTTGCCTTCAGTGTCCATGTCGCACCACACCACGCGTGGGGGAGACCCTGCCGGCTGGATGACGTATACCCCGCTGGGGCTGGTCTTGCGGAGATGGCTGCAGTCTGCAGGGAAccctgcaacagcagcagtggcaaACACAGGttggggtgggagagagaaagatcATATGACTCTGTCAGGGCAACAAGAAGTTCCTGTAGGGGAGCGAGGACTCAGGACAGAGGGCTGGTTTTATCTGTGGTCTTCTCCACAGTGTAGAGTGGCTTTTCCACTGGCTCATCCACAGGGCAACTGAAGGTCTCTAAGACAGTGGCCCTGGTAAAAGCCCTAGGATCTATTTCTCgtgactttttatttcatttggagCCTTCTAATGCATCTGGccaagaaaagaggggaaaaaaaatcttccagatGCCAGTGATGTCCTCCAAGTATATCTGGCCCTCACACAAGGCCCTTGATATATTGAGATACAGCTTTTGCATGGATCAGAAGTGTCCAAAATGCTCCACTGGATGAGGATGAGTAATGAAAATTTATGTTTTCCCTGGGGGTCATGGCACTGCAAAAGAAGGCTAAGTTCTACCTTGATCTTGCAGGGacctcttcccccagcttgCTGCAGTTTATCTATTAGCAAGACTGATCTGTCATGACCTACTTGCCAAACTAATTTGCTgtctaatttgtttttcttgttttgtgtcTAATGAGGGACAATTTGCTGTGGGAATTCTGATTCAGCCcatgaaattctgttttttggGGCACACAGGTCTTGCAGGGAGTGTAACCTTCCCTTGCAGGAGCAatgcaaactaaaaaaaaaaaaaaaaaaattactgggaGGATGTCTCCTAGAACTGAAGTGTAAAAAGACAGAAGCACCACAGAGCAATCCTGCCAAGTTATGATGTTTGGGCAGAAACCCCTTGGTTTCAGTATGGAGCCACCAAAGGGGTGAGGATGGCTTGACAGGTGTCAGGCTGCTTACCTTACAAGCCATGGCCCAGGGGTCTGTGTGTATGAGGAGTTCTTGTGTTGTGCATCAGCCGGGGTGCATGCTGGCCTTCCTAGCACTTAGCAGACCTGAGAGTCAGTGCTGAGCTAGGGAGACACTTTCCTGCTCTGCACCTTGGTGCCCAGCCACTGCCCCCCACCCACTACATACTCACCACTCCGGGAGCTGGCAGTGGGTACTGCTGGGCCAGCGCTTGCACAGAGGAGAAGCATTGCCACCACTGTGGGTAGGAGGACAAGGTCCCCACGGAGCAAACTTGTCCCAGCCTGGTGCCCTGGGGAGGAAAGGGCCCAGCATCATTAGGATCCCTGGGCAgccccctctgcccctgccaAGAGCCCCCAGAGAGCTCAGACCAAGGAAGGCAGAGCCACGGGTTGCAGGTAGGAGCATAGGGCTCCCAGGGTGGTGGAAGCTGCAGCTTTGGTGCAGGCTCTGCCCCTGCAGGGCTGAAGCAAGGTGAGAAATGGCTCTGTCACCCTCCTTATCAGCCAGCCCTTTCCCTGCACCAGACAGCAACCTGGAGATCTGTTCTCAGAACCTACAACCCCAGAGTAGCTAAGAGAGGACAATGACAGCTAGATCTGGGGAGAGTAGTTTGCCAGAGGGAAGGGGTCACAGTTCTTTTTGGAGTAGTCATGCTTAAGCCTTTTATATAAGCCACTCCAGCCCAATGACAGCTAGTGGGAAACCAGATCCGAAGGATGGGTCCTATTGCACAGATACCACCTCCCAAGCAGACAGGAGGAAGTCTCCTGGGCCCACACAGTGACACAAGCCCAAACCCTCTGTGCTGGCCACCAGCACACCCCTACACCCTTCACTAGCTCAGTTACTGGGGGAGATGCCATCATGCCTGGGGAAGGACCCCTTTGCAACCACATGTGCCACATGCATTGGTCAGGAAGGGAAAGGACCAAGTTGAAATCTAGGTCTCCACATTAACTTCCCTTGACAGGACATGGGAATACAGGGCATAGGTAGCCTGGGGAAAGCATAGGCTGGCACCAAGCATGTGTGTCATTTGGTGCTTTGGTCTTGCGTCCCCTCTGCTACCAGGGTGTAGCATTTATCACCCAGGCAAGATCACGGCTGCTGTCCAGCTAGTCATCTTGTGCCTTTGTATACTCACCCTGGTCAGGTCTTGTTTGAGCCCAGCACCACACATGAATGAAGTGTGCAGCTGGGAAGATAACTCACTGTCgttgtttaaccccagccagcaactaagcaccacgcagtcgctcactcgctcccccccccacccaatgggatgggggagaaaatcaggaaaaagaagcaaaacccacgggttgagataagaatggtttaatagaacagaaaagaagaaactaattatgataatgataatactaataaaatgacaacattattgaatgaaaggattggaatgtacaaatgatgtgcagtgcaattgctcaccacccaccgaccggcacccagctagtccccgagcagtgattccctgcccccacttcccagttcctatactagatgggacgtcacatggtatggaataccctgttggccagtttgggtcaggtgccctggctgtgtcctgtgccaacttcttgtgcccctctagctttcttgctggctgggcatgagaagctgaaaaatccttgacttgagactaaacattacttagcaacaactgaaaacatcagtgtgttatcaacattcttctcatactgaactcaaaacatagcacagtatcagctactaggaagacagttaactctatcccagctgaaactaggacactcaCCCATCACAACAGCACAGCTGAGCAGAGAGCAGGAATCCTGTGGTGCACCCTCCCATGCCAAGCTTTCCACGGTGACTTTATAGGCACTGCACACACCCACTTCTGTTCACACTTGTTATTTGTAGAGGCACAAGGAGGCACTTGCAGACTTGAGCAGTTTTCAGATCCCATGACAGCACAACTAAACCCCCTGAGAAGAGGGGGGGCATGCCCTTCCAGCCAGAGAACTACAAAATAATCCCCTCCATGATGAGGGATTTCAATTATTGACACTCCCAGCTACACAAACACTACATGTGAATTGCCCACTTGGAGCAGATTCTGGACAGCCATGATGAAACTGGAGAGACCCAGCTTTTTAAGGACAAGGACATACGCCCAGAAActagaaaaggaggagagattAGGTCTCCTATGTGCCCAGTCCCAAAGGTGACCTTGGAAAGATGAGGACAGGTCCTCAAGAGATGTGCCTGCTTGCTAATTCTCCACTGGCAGGTTTCAGGATCAATGAGTTAAGTCATTAGGCTGGAACCAGTGTCCAGGAGCCAGAAGTCACTGTATACACAACGTCCCCGGCACCCCAATCTGCATGCTCTGAGTAGAGGGCAAGGGCTCCAGGTAACAAACAGGTGCCTATGGGTCCCTTTGCCACTCTCCTTCCCAATCCCTGTCTTTGGCCTGGTGAGACCCTGCAGatctgcccccagccccagaaATGTCAACCAGCGGTTGCTCTCTCTATGGGAGCAAAATGCTCTCAGGACAGATTGTTTGGGAGGGCTGTTCTTCATGCCAGAAGGTGCAGACAGCTCCATCACTTTGTCAAGCCAATTTTAAGAGAATAAAGATGTGGCCTTTCTACTTTCTTCTCCTGTGTTGGTTCCAGTAGCCTACTGAACAGATGTCTTCTTCATGGCACAGGTTTAAACCTGATGTTCACAGCAAGCCAGTGTCAAGCTGAGGCTCCCATCAAATTTTCTGTACTGCAGTAGCCCACATGAAGCAGTGCAACTCGCAGGCCCAGATGGACAGCAGCATCCAGACCTCTCCGGGGTAAGGGATCCCTGGATCACCTTTCGTCTGAATCCTTAGATGTCACCCCTGCTTGCTTGGTTAGAGGTTGGGAGCTCTTGTCCACAGCCTCATTTAGTTTGGGAGAATCATAAAAGCAGCACTCTCAAGCCTGTGGAGGGAGAAAGGCCCAAGCTGCCCTGGGAAGAGGGACCCCAGGCAGAGGGGCCACGTCCTCTTTCTGTGGGGGCAGAGGAAGTGAGTGACTTACGGGCTCCCATGGGTTGCCCCCGGAGCTAATGCCAGCACTGAGCAATGCAATGCTTTGGGGTGGTGTGGGGtgcctgtgccagggctggcaggcagccTTCTGCTGGTGAGCCAGCACTGGGATCACTGGTGGCAACAGGGCTTCCAGGTGCAGCAGGAACATGGGCCCCACAGATCATGTAGAGGAAGTCCTCCCCTGCCCCTGTGTACAGCAGGCTCCACTGGGCTGCTCCAAATAGATGCAAATAGTATTTCCTTCAAAGAAACAGTGTGTCAACAGGACAGCTTACCTACAGACCAGCAGAGACCCCAGTTTTGACTTTAGCTCAAATATTCCAGTGGATGGTGTCTTCAAAGTTATCAGACAAAGGTTTTCTAAATCACACTGATGTGGGACCTCTTTCTAAGAAGACACCTGCAAGAGGACCTCTGAGCAGATGTGAGTTGGAAGCAGAGCTGAGGACAACCATTccagagaggcagagaagggaGCACCATGCAGGACTCAAGGGCAGAGAAGGAAGGCATGAGCAAGCTCTCTGGGAGCAGCAAAGGCTGGCCGCTCCACACAAGCAGGCAAGTCAGAAGCCAAGAGTGCACCCCAAGGAGGCAATGCCCTTGATGGTGGGGCTCCGTCCTCCTGGGTCTGagcacagcaggcagagctgagtGTTGGCAACAGCCCCAGGCAAGGCAAGCAGTCAACTGGGTCCCAGATCCTGGACAAAATGACAGAGTGCAAAAGGCAGGGCTGGAGATAAGCTACAACATGGATCTGAGCGGTCCATCAAGGGAATAAGCTATCTACAGTGCAGGTCTAAGATCCATCCAGAAAAAAGGCCAGAGAGGGGACTGGAGACCAGTACTCATACAGTGTGGTTCAGGTTAGGACTGAAGGCCCAGGGCCAAGCTGAAACAGGCCTCATGGGCCCAGGTGAAGGTGCCAGGTGGGACTGGTCACCAGCCACTAAGGCTTACTGGTGCACTCAGGGCCATGACAGTAGCAGTTAATCCTGAAAGAACAAATCACACCTGCCTGGCTGGCTGTACGAGTCTCTCATGCTCCATAGGCCCTCAGGCTTTTGCTATAGTTCTTTGAGCTTACAAAGTTGCTTCTCAAGACACAGTCTGCTGCAGCCAGTTCTGCATCTTGCACAAGGCCTGGTGCCATGGCTGTGctcctgcagaaatacagaggCATAAGGGCTGGGAAGGGGGCTCTTCAGAGAACCTGAGAAACACAAGGTAACCAAGACCAGGAGGACCTCCGAATGTCTCTGGTCTGATCTCGAGGCCAAAGCAGGGACAACTTAGAATAGGTTGCTTAGGGTCATGTCTGGGTCAGTTGTGAATATGTCAATGAATGGAGGTCCCAcaacttctctctttttctttttttttttttcagtctttgaacACCCTCaggctgaaattttttttatctaattgtaatttttctcccttcccttaTGGCTGTTGCCTCTCATCCTATCCCTGTGCACCTCCATGgagagtcatagaatcacagggtgacagaataatttaggttgggagggacctctggATGCCATTTAGACCaatccctgctcaaagcagatcTAAAAAATCAGGTCCTTGTCCAGTCAAATCTTGAACACCTATAGGATAGAAATCCCGCAGCCTCTTTCTGGGCACCTGTTCCACTATTTGACCAACCTCATGTTAAAAGAAGTCCCTATTTCTAACTGGAATTTCCATGTTCCAGCTTAGATCCATTGCTTCTCATCCCACCACCATGTACTTTCTTGAACAGTCTGTCTCCAAGTTCTTTGTATCCTCCCATGAGGTAGTTGTAGTCAGCAATAAGACCTCCCCGTTGTCTGCTCTCCTCCAGGTGGAGCAAGCCCTGTTCTCTCAGATTCTCCTGGCATGTCCTGAGCTCCAGGCCCCTGACGAGTCTGGTGGCCTccactggacttgctccagtcCGTCAATATGTTTCTTGTAACGAGGGGTCCAAAGCGAGACACGGTGCTCCGAGAGCCTGACTTCATCTGCTCTCCACCCTCCCACCACGTAGCTGTAGGCAGCAACAACATCCCAtctcagccttcccttctccaggctgaacaagcccatCTTTCTCAGCCTGTCCACAATATGT from Aquila chrysaetos chrysaetos chromosome 10, bAquChr1.4, whole genome shotgun sequence harbors:
- the LOC115347637 gene encoding fibrinogen-like protein 1-like protein produces the protein MTCRQCLTGHQAGTSLLRGDLVLLPTVVAMLLLCASAGPAVPTASSRSGFPADCSHLRKTSPSGVYVIQPAGSPPRVVWCDMDTEGKGWTVVQRNSHDTELTWKQSWTTYKYGFGNVQGDHWLGTEYLHLLTQQGTYKVRFIIRNKSNITHYAEYDIFRVESEASGYPLRLGRFSGDGDDYLTSYHPKKGGIHDNMKFSTTDRDQDQYSGNCANSYGGWWYDRCQNVLLNAKNHILWPGFCDNGDCTSSLILVKPTDVC